The Sulfolobus acidocaldarius DSM 639 genome has a window encoding:
- a CDS encoding tRNA(Met) cytidine acetyltransferase TmcA: MINTINFNEEFRKASNYNYRLLSIHLGNWEKSTFDLLRVYKEFREPEKALYAFHPWIEGAKDRFFKFKKYIPNLLDLDYSNYGKILGGTYDVVILDLMDDFRPNYISALVDLVRGGGLIIMYSDDLQRNKLYKNSIQRNGIVDNYFEERFLRMAKSYPGVFLFVNDNLESFNTFKTEQLSIINSKLNPRKSIINSKLYSLCLTDDQAKVLDESLFILEDGRRVLTITAPRGRGKSSSIGLFLSHLSTLNISLDIIITSPSYYSSIEIISFLIKGLDQLGKRYSITRSRDGKVMGIMSGALRVKWLAPDVAKDYQGDIIVVDEAASIGTETLDYIVRSWEKVILVTTIHGYEGTGKAFLKYLNGLREDKSIKFKHVTLEKPIRYAKGDPIERFIYDVMLLDAEPKKENENLEFTEIDRKELFEKDHLLRQVYGILVSAHYRNSPDDLMILGDHHFQRIFSLGKIAVAQVIEEGALEKGEIDRILNGSGLEGHLIPYKLTLYERLQEFGKYKGWRIMRIAVQPDVQNKGFGSKLLRSVVERGKREGIDWIGASFVADYRVVNFWLNNGFTPVHLSNRKNEGLNGYSIVVLKALNEAIEPIINRLSVLLRFKILHTAHQLYFNVNPLLLSKILRGTNIDSKSSNYPVSFPKEYCYKIESYLKGILEYNSVADGIHAVTQYYFLYPDHFLEEREEAVLIARTLQGKSWHHISLSTGIDRRVVEEYMRSSIDKIYMKYCDRVL; the protein is encoded by the coding sequence TTGATAAATACTATCAATTTTAATGAGGAATTTAGAAAAGCTTCAAACTACAACTATAGGCTTTTGAGCATTCATCTAGGTAATTGGGAAAAATCGACATTCGATTTGTTACGGGTTTATAAGGAATTCAGGGAACCTGAGAAAGCATTGTATGCTTTTCACCCTTGGATAGAAGGTGCGAAAGATAGATTCTTTAAATTCAAGAAATATATCCCCAATCTCCTTGACCTGGATTACAGTAACTACGGCAAGATATTGGGAGGAACATATGATGTGGTCATATTAGACTTAATGGATGACTTTAGACCCAATTATATTTCCGCACTTGTGGATTTAGTGAGGGGAGGAGGTTTAATAATAATGTACTCCGATGATCTCCAAAGAAACAAGCTTTACAAGAACTCCATCCAGAGGAACGGCATTGTGGACAATTATTTTGAGGAGAGGTTTCTTAGAATGGCTAAGTCTTATCCTGGGGTATTTCTCTTCGTCAACGATAACCTGGAAAGCTTTAACACATTTAAGACGGAGCAGCTTTCTATTATTAATTCCAAGTTAAATCCTAGAAAATCTATTATTAATTCTAAGTTATATAGCCTATGTTTGACCGATGATCAGGCGAAGGTCTTAGACGAGTCTCTGTTTATCTTGGAAGATGGAAGAAGAGTGTTAACCATCACTGCTCCAAGGGGAAGGGGTAAAAGCTCTTCTATAGGTTTATTCCTCTCACATTTGAGTACTCTTAACATCTCTTTAGATATCATTATAACTTCTCCTTCGTATTATTCCTCGATAGAAATTATTTCTTTTCTGATAAAGGGTTTGGATCAGTTAGGTAAAAGATATTCCATAACTAGGTCTAGAGATGGCAAAGTAATGGGTATCATGTCTGGAGCTTTAAGAGTGAAATGGTTAGCCCCAGATGTGGCAAAAGATTATCAAGGAGATATAATAGTAGTAGACGAAGCCGCATCAATAGGCACTGAGACTTTAGATTATATAGTTAGAAGTTGGGAGAAAGTAATTCTCGTGACCACAATTCACGGATATGAGGGTACGGGCAAAGCCTTCTTAAAGTATCTTAATGGTCTTAGAGAGGATAAAAGTATAAAGTTTAAACATGTGACTTTAGAGAAACCTATAAGGTATGCTAAGGGAGACCCGATAGAGAGATTTATTTATGACGTTATGCTTCTAGATGCAGAACCTAAAAAAGAGAATGAAAACTTAGAATTCACAGAAATCGATAGAAAAGAACTATTTGAAAAGGATCATCTATTAAGGCAGGTTTACGGAATTCTTGTCTCTGCACATTATAGGAATTCCCCAGACGACCTAATGATACTAGGAGATCATCATTTTCAACGTATTTTCTCATTAGGAAAGATTGCAGTTGCACAGGTTATAGAAGAGGGTGCACTGGAGAAAGGAGAAATAGATAGAATTTTGAATGGTAGTGGATTAGAAGGACATCTAATTCCTTATAAGCTTACGCTATATGAGAGACTTCAGGAATTTGGAAAGTATAAGGGTTGGCGTATAATGAGAATTGCGGTTCAACCAGATGTTCAAAACAAGGGATTTGGTAGTAAATTATTGAGGAGTGTGGTGGAGAGAGGTAAAAGAGAGGGTATTGATTGGATAGGCGCATCCTTTGTGGCTGATTATAGAGTAGTGAACTTCTGGCTTAATAATGGTTTCACTCCTGTACATTTATCTAACAGAAAAAATGAAGGTCTTAACGGATATTCTATCGTAGTACTTAAAGCACTGAATGAGGCTATAGAGCCTATAATTAACAGATTATCAGTATTACTCAGGTTTAAGATTTTGCATACAGCTCACCAGTTATACTTTAACGTTAATCCTCTTTTGCTCTCAAAAATCCTGAGGGGGACTAATATTGACAGTAAATCGTCTAACTATCCTGTAAGTTTCCCCAAGGAGTATTGTTATAAAATAGAATCCTATTTGAAGGGAATACTGGAATATAATAGTGTTGCAGATGGAATTCACGCTGTTACTCAGTATTATTTTCTTTATCCAGATCACTTCTTGGAAGAAAGAGAGGAAGCAGTTTTAATAGCTAGGACACTTCAGGGCAAAAGCTGGCATCATATTTCATTAAGTACTGGAATAGACAGGAGAGTAGTTGAAGAATACATGAGATCTTCTATAGACAAGATATATATGAAATATTGTGATAGAGTGTTGTGA
- a CDS encoding MMPL family transporter, whose translation MFLVIAIILSPIVLMIQNNFVYSDSPFLTPQYSSVRVDQILVKDFNYSSNDNIYIIASGNYSQILDKLNNSLHYLSPDSKLITPYEYLKMFNETLQNYSKPLIEEIYNKILPLHYLYGNLTFEKLIILSNFTYFMYQLNVSYGIPQGKFNSSSTQAVLFKQIFFAQPGSLLEKARNASLYVFRDPFILLFSFMNYSNTSLAYRTIMNFSNYSYLIYLLTGKSIPEVALENPYVYSEKLVYSKVNTSGLSISNFHKGDQWLFIVQVPSNESLQNIENFISSINYTVTGHLPVYADSASTTESDLRVIDIVTILLVAILLSVLIRALVPIILLIISAVIGLEIAYTALYISTFLGYSIYYISGLVIPPIVFGITIDYSVLFLYRYFEEVSKGSTFPLDKAYRNARRAILFSGLSIGLGFLSFLISPSPLLKNIGIALVIASLSALIPSILFMKSSLSVVSIKYLKFPRKQLPSSIDIRQQYLSKVSRKSINYRYIVLASMILIAIFSYFVFIHGSTNGDISEIVSPNSKVLVGEKELNNFFNYSVDYVIIRGNPNQSYSQIYSLSKYVIDKGGFVIGPAGIGRTLLNTTTELTNFFFAGNYTLVEIYISSPVFSNQAINFTENLIKMGYLVGGANAERVDIIDNTVSIYYSFVLPVTILIITLYLGLVLGSIIVPIRLSLTLLLSSLFGVALLHIIFGSVYWLSPLIVFAIMYSLGIDYDMFIIVRILEEEGNEEERIVKSVESTGLAVTAAGLILAGAFMSLVVSNMRFLQEIGLAVGLTILFDTFIVRPILVPAVMSILKKYNWWPKTKTKS comes from the coding sequence ATGTTTTTGGTAATTGCTATCATACTTTCGCCGATAGTGCTGATGATTCAAAACAATTTCGTATACTCAGACTCTCCCTTCTTAACACCTCAATATTCCAGTGTAAGAGTTGATCAAATTTTAGTTAAAGATTTTAATTACTCGTCAAATGATAACATTTACATAATAGCGTCAGGAAATTATTCACAGATATTAGATAAACTAAACAACTCATTGCACTACCTCTCTCCCGACTCCAAATTAATTACACCATATGAATACCTTAAAATGTTTAATGAAACATTACAAAATTATTCTAAACCGTTAATAGAGGAAATTTACAATAAAATATTGCCACTCCACTATCTATATGGAAATCTTACCTTTGAGAAGTTGATTATTCTATCGAACTTCACGTATTTCATGTACCAATTGAACGTATCTTATGGAATTCCTCAAGGAAAATTTAACTCTAGTAGTACCCAGGCAGTACTCTTTAAGCAAATCTTTTTCGCACAGCCTGGTTCATTGCTTGAAAAAGCCAGGAATGCTAGTCTATATGTTTTCCGTGATCCCTTTATATTATTATTTTCTTTCATGAACTATAGTAACACATCACTTGCTTACAGGACTATTATGAATTTCAGTAATTACTCATATCTTATTTACTTATTGACAGGTAAAAGTATACCTGAGGTTGCCCTAGAAAACCCTTATGTGTATTCAGAGAAGTTAGTTTACAGTAAAGTCAACACTTCAGGTTTATCTATTTCTAATTTTCATAAGGGTGATCAGTGGTTATTTATAGTACAAGTTCCGTCAAACGAAAGTTTACAGAATATTGAAAACTTTATCTCCAGCATTAATTACACAGTTACCGGTCACCTACCAGTTTATGCAGATTCTGCATCAACCACGGAGTCAGATTTACGGGTAATTGATATTGTAACTATTTTACTGGTCGCAATTCTCTTATCTGTTTTAATTAGGGCATTAGTACCGATAATCCTCCTCATTATCAGTGCGGTTATAGGTTTAGAAATAGCATACACTGCATTATACATATCCACCTTTCTAGGTTATTCCATATACTATATTTCTGGTCTGGTTATTCCACCAATAGTGTTTGGGATTACCATAGATTACTCAGTACTATTTTTATATAGATATTTTGAGGAGGTATCCAAAGGCAGTACGTTTCCATTAGATAAAGCTTATAGGAATGCTAGAAGAGCAATTCTCTTCAGTGGATTAAGTATAGGCTTAGGTTTCTTATCATTTCTTATATCTCCTTCTCCTTTGCTTAAAAATATAGGAATAGCATTAGTTATAGCTAGCTTATCTGCACTAATCCCGTCTATTCTCTTTATGAAGAGTTCTCTAAGTGTAGTGTCCATCAAGTACTTGAAGTTTCCTAGAAAGCAATTACCAAGTTCTATTGATATAAGACAACAGTACCTTTCTAAGGTAAGTAGAAAATCAATAAACTATCGATATATTGTATTAGCCTCAATGATTCTTATTGCAATATTCAGTTATTTCGTTTTTATTCACGGGAGTACGAATGGTGACATAAGTGAGATCGTATCACCAAACAGCAAAGTGTTAGTGGGAGAAAAAGAGTTAAATAATTTCTTCAATTACAGCGTGGATTACGTTATAATAAGAGGGAACCCAAATCAGTCATACAGTCAAATCTACAGCCTATCTAAATATGTAATAGATAAAGGTGGCTTCGTAATAGGACCAGCTGGTATAGGTAGAACTCTCTTAAATACTACCACAGAATTGACTAACTTCTTCTTTGCAGGCAATTACACACTTGTTGAGATTTATATCTCATCTCCTGTGTTCAGTAATCAAGCCATAAATTTCACTGAAAACCTTATAAAGATGGGTTACCTTGTGGGAGGAGCTAATGCGGAGAGGGTAGATATAATTGATAATACCGTATCGATTTACTATAGCTTCGTACTACCTGTAACTATATTAATTATCACACTTTATCTTGGTCTTGTTTTAGGTTCTATCATAGTTCCAATAAGGCTTTCACTAACACTCCTCCTAAGTTCATTATTTGGTGTTGCTCTACTCCACATAATATTTGGTAGTGTGTATTGGTTATCTCCACTCATAGTCTTTGCAATAATGTATAGTTTAGGTATTGACTACGATATGTTCATAATAGTCAGGATCCTAGAGGAAGAGGGTAATGAAGAGGAACGTATTGTTAAAAGTGTGGAAAGTACTGGTCTTGCGGTTACTGCTGCAGGTCTCATTTTAGCAGGTGCGTTTATGTCCTTAGTTGTGTCAAATATGAGATTCTTACAGGAGATTGGTCTAGCGGTTGGTTTAACTATATTATTTGACACCTTTATAGTAAGACCGATACTTGTACCAGCAGTTATGAGTATACTTAAAAAATATAATTGGTGGCCAAAAACTAAAACCAAGAGCTAA
- a CDS encoding stage II sporulation protein M, with amino-acid sequence MRLISKLILIYFIIELAIFIGVSSIPYNNPALVQEYNSMESGIYSMPYFSQVIEIFSHNLLIATIDFIPVVGAIFFGISIGQTAYLLSVVATSRNVPSFLVAIALLTLPHSAVELPTYAIAVAAGTYVIVKRKDWKRYLLMYPLIPIELFLAALIESAIITYTGFNPYALWPASIGSLLLVYFLYQRIQKFAESLIKTQNMQPVLAGTSALGSVPIYASYYNNFKNVMSQAIQYEVRSDFINAVNNYWLAVIFLIDAIATKMNMPYYTKQDLDNVISYLSQREPGLFDDYNRAFQYKLSNDIPQFLQTVKILIPRLDRIYVSLQNF; translated from the coding sequence ATGAGACTCATATCTAAACTAATATTAATTTATTTCATTATAGAATTAGCTATATTTATTGGTGTCTCCTCGATACCTTATAATAATCCAGCCCTAGTGCAGGAGTACAACTCAATGGAAAGTGGAATTTATTCCATGCCATACTTTAGTCAGGTAATTGAAATATTCTCTCATAACCTGTTAATAGCCACAATAGATTTCATCCCTGTTGTCGGTGCAATATTCTTTGGCATATCTATTGGTCAGACTGCATATTTATTAAGCGTAGTTGCTACCAGCCGGAATGTGCCATCCTTTTTAGTTGCAATAGCACTCTTAACACTTCCTCACTCTGCTGTCGAATTACCAACTTATGCAATAGCAGTGGCTGCTGGTACGTATGTTATTGTAAAACGAAAGGATTGGAAAAGATATCTCCTCATGTATCCACTCATACCTATTGAACTTTTCCTGGCTGCCCTTATTGAGTCCGCAATAATTACATATACAGGATTTAACCCATACGCATTATGGCCTGCATCCATAGGATCGTTACTTTTAGTATATTTTCTCTATCAAAGGATTCAGAAGTTTGCGGAATCATTAATTAAAACACAAAATATGCAACCTGTCTTAGCTGGAACATCAGCTTTAGGAAGTGTTCCTATTTATGCCTCTTATTATAATAATTTTAAGAACGTTATGTCACAGGCTATTCAGTACGAAGTTAGATCCGATTTCATTAACGCTGTGAACAACTACTGGTTAGCTGTGATCTTTCTCATAGACGCCATAGCAACAAAAATGAATATGCCTTATTACACCAAACAAGATTTGGATAATGTTATAAGCTATCTATCGCAGAGAGAGCCTGGATTATTTGACGACTATAATAGAGCTTTTCAGTACAAACTGAGTAATGACATACCACAGTTTCTACAGACAGTCAAAATTCTTATTCCTAGACTAGATAGAATTTATGTGAGTCTACAGAATTTCTAA
- a CDS encoding DUF1641 domain-containing protein, with translation MSQMFEDPLEKLVSPENMQRISKLVDSLSTIEKLTEKLNEMDRKGQLDTMLNMLDQAVEVVDAVQKADLINALMSFGMDQIAKIQAIWPVIEKLTSERALTFYQTLDVDNLLNVLEKYLPLVQKLTNDKTIKTIESLNLDSLMDSVQKLAPVLNKTASLVDEMEKKGQLDAMINLIQQAVDLIDAVQKSDLINTLVSFGMDQIAKIQAIWPVIEKLTSEKTIKLLESIDLESTINALTSLSPLFKQLTSEKVIGTISQLDINSLLLLFERFTYLQKTGALDRLLKVMEVFSDPQVVDGLVLFTQKFGVALKAWVNDLPSVKPVGTFGLIGALNNKDVGYTMGALLKLAEELGKSIRQ, from the coding sequence TTGTCTCAGATGTTTGAAGATCCGTTAGAAAAGCTTGTTTCGCCTGAAAATATGCAAAGAATATCAAAACTAGTCGATTCACTTTCTACTATAGAAAAGCTCACGGAAAAACTAAATGAGATGGATAGGAAGGGTCAGTTAGACACAATGCTAAACATGTTAGATCAGGCTGTTGAAGTGGTAGATGCTGTTCAAAAGGCTGATCTGATCAATGCGTTAATGTCTTTTGGAATGGACCAAATAGCAAAAATACAAGCAATATGGCCAGTAATAGAAAAACTAACCAGTGAGAGAGCCCTAACTTTCTATCAGACCTTAGATGTTGACAATCTTCTAAATGTCCTTGAAAAATATCTACCTTTGGTCCAGAAGCTAACAAATGATAAGACGATTAAAACAATTGAAAGCCTTAACCTAGACTCATTAATGGACTCAGTTCAAAAGCTAGCACCAGTACTCAATAAGACAGCTTCATTAGTTGACGAAATGGAGAAAAAGGGTCAGCTTGATGCAATGATAAACCTTATTCAGCAGGCAGTAGACCTTATAGATGCTGTTCAAAAATCGGATCTTATAAATACCCTTGTATCCTTTGGAATGGACCAAATAGCAAAAATACAAGCAATATGGCCAGTAATAGAAAAACTAACCAGCGAGAAAACCATTAAATTACTTGAATCAATAGACTTAGAGTCAACAATAAATGCACTAACATCGTTATCACCATTGTTCAAACAACTCACCAGTGAAAAAGTAATCGGAACAATATCACAACTTGACATAAACTCCTTACTTTTACTATTTGAAAGATTTACATATTTACAAAAAACTGGTGCATTAGATAGGCTACTAAAGGTAATGGAAGTGTTCAGTGATCCTCAAGTAGTAGATGGGTTAGTCCTATTTACACAAAAATTCGGAGTTGCGCTTAAGGCTTGGGTCAACGATTTACCCTCAGTAAAACCAGTTGGGACTTTTGGTCTAATAGGTGCTCTAAATAACAAAGATGTTGGATACACTATGGGTGCATTGCTGAAACTAGCTGAAGAATTAGGGAAATCAATAAGGCAATAA
- a CDS encoding glycosyltransferase family 2 protein, translated as MFPGVFEHLLYQYTSAILSVGFLIFNGLFAVIYNPKKVVGIKGDPDYTFTDITVLIPVYNEVEDIFRKVIKSVSSMGLKFVVVGDGVDQPYRAITEQNGGIFIRLEERRGKRFALSEGMRYIDTRLVLLLDSDTFIDKRSLERMLSYMAEDVGGVSPSIRVWNNGKISYYYANFYEIMSEIVNRATSYFGRTIILSGQCVLYKTSAIRNYVMSNDFTSSKIFNISLKISDDRDLTEYIIERGYKAIKAIDAIAYTKPPENLSQFVKQVVRWTRANYLFFLRSLRDGSLSLRGNLYVFDIIYMNFLPILVIFSLIPLQYPRFDIFNTLSASITSLERLDIFQLILGIPIRAHLPPFDFVLVFILPRVLSIIGGVTFLLVMIKIMEKERGKTLMYGVIALIVQSLASFYSIASMWKQSWSSREKNRKSKK; from the coding sequence GTGTTTCCAGGAGTATTTGAGCATTTACTGTATCAGTATACTTCAGCGATTCTCAGTGTTGGTTTCCTTATATTCAACGGTCTATTTGCTGTAATATATAATCCTAAAAAAGTTGTAGGAATTAAAGGTGACCCTGATTACACTTTTACAGATATAACTGTACTCATTCCTGTGTATAATGAAGTAGAGGACATATTTAGAAAAGTGATCAAGTCAGTTTCTAGTATGGGTTTAAAGTTCGTAGTAGTAGGAGATGGAGTTGATCAGCCATATAGGGCAATTACAGAACAGAACGGCGGTATTTTTATACGATTGGAAGAAAGAAGGGGAAAGAGATTTGCGTTATCGGAAGGCATGAGATATATAGATACAAGGCTGGTGTTATTGCTCGATAGCGATACTTTCATAGATAAAAGATCGTTGGAAAGGATGCTAAGCTATATGGCAGAAGACGTAGGTGGTGTCTCACCTAGCATAAGGGTCTGGAACAATGGAAAGATATCATACTATTATGCTAATTTTTATGAGATTATGAGCGAAATAGTGAATAGAGCTACAAGTTATTTTGGAAGAACTATAATTCTCAGCGGGCAATGTGTATTATATAAAACGTCAGCCATAAGGAACTATGTGATGTCGAACGATTTCACTAGTTCTAAGATATTCAATATTTCTTTGAAGATATCTGATGATAGAGATTTAACGGAGTATATTATAGAAAGAGGGTACAAGGCGATAAAAGCAATTGATGCAATTGCATATACGAAACCTCCAGAAAATTTATCACAGTTTGTTAAACAGGTAGTAAGGTGGACTAGAGCAAACTATCTGTTCTTCCTGCGATCATTGAGGGATGGAAGTTTAAGTCTCAGGGGAAATCTATACGTATTCGACATCATATATATGAATTTTCTGCCTATCTTGGTGATATTCTCCCTAATTCCTCTTCAATATCCTCGTTTTGATATATTTAACACACTTTCAGCCTCAATTACCTCTCTAGAAAGATTGGATATTTTCCAATTAATTTTAGGTATCCCCATCAGAGCACATTTACCTCCCTTTGATTTCGTTCTTGTATTTATTTTACCGAGAGTACTGAGTATTATAGGTGGTGTAACATTTCTATTGGTTATGATAAAAATTATGGAAAAAGAAAGGGGGAAAACTTTGATGTATGGTGTTATAGCATTAATTGTTCAGTCGTTGGCATCGTTCTATTCCATAGCTAGTATGTGGAAACAGAGTTGGTCTTCTAGAGAGAAAAATCGTAAATCTAAGAAATGA
- a CDS encoding sulfurtransferase TusA family protein, translating to MVEVIDATKLECPEPFMKTVAKLMGMKEGTVKVMFKDPKCVDMIVEAVKLMDCNVLENTKQGDVFSITIQKTSSSKTPKEIKASGC from the coding sequence ATGGTTGAAGTGATTGATGCAACAAAATTGGAATGTCCTGAGCCATTTATGAAGACTGTAGCAAAGTTAATGGGAATGAAGGAAGGTACTGTAAAAGTGATGTTTAAAGACCCTAAATGTGTAGACATGATAGTTGAAGCAGTGAAGTTAATGGATTGCAATGTTCTTGAAAATACAAAACAAGGAGATGTTTTCAGTATAACAATTCAGAAAACTAGTTCTAGTAAAACCCCGAAAGAGATTAAAGCCAGTGGTTGTTAG
- a CDS encoding exodeoxyribonuclease III, translated as MKILSWNVNGIKAILRKGALQPVINDYDVIMLQEIRTNEIPLDIALSGSNLFPFPSKKKGYSGVLTISKIKPLSVIKGLGINEFDEEGRVLTIELDDYFIINAYFPRAGDDLNRLDYKIKFDLEIEKFMLELRKRKPVILCGDLNVARDKIDSTFWDEKEPGLTSEERGWINKILSTDFVDTYRFINGNKIEYSWRSYLEKWKAMRIDYCIVSSEIKDRIKDSKIIKIEGSDHYPVYLEIL; from the coding sequence ATGAAAATACTTTCATGGAATGTAAATGGAATAAAAGCAATATTGCGTAAGGGAGCCCTACAACCGGTAATTAATGATTATGACGTAATCATGCTCCAGGAAATTAGGACAAATGAGATACCACTTGATATAGCTCTGAGTGGAAGTAATTTATTTCCCTTTCCCTCAAAGAAAAAAGGCTATAGCGGAGTCCTAACTATCTCTAAAATTAAGCCATTGTCAGTAATCAAGGGACTGGGCATAAATGAGTTCGATGAAGAGGGAAGAGTGCTAACAATAGAGCTCGATGATTATTTTATCATAAATGCCTACTTTCCAAGGGCAGGAGACGATCTAAATAGACTAGATTATAAGATTAAATTCGATTTGGAGATCGAGAAGTTTATGTTAGAACTGAGAAAGAGAAAGCCAGTAATACTCTGTGGAGACTTAAATGTGGCAAGGGACAAAATAGATTCAACTTTTTGGGACGAGAAGGAACCAGGGTTAACGAGTGAGGAGAGAGGTTGGATAAACAAAATATTGTCCACAGATTTTGTAGATACTTATAGGTTTATAAACGGAAATAAAATAGAATATTCCTGGAGAAGTTACCTGGAGAAATGGAAAGCAATGAGAATAGACTACTGTATCGTATCTAGTGAAATCAAGGATAGGATTAAAGATAGTAAGATAATTAAAATAGAAGGATCAGACCATTACCCTGTTTATTTAGAAATTCTGTAG